A region from the Methanofollis liminatans DSM 4140 genome encodes:
- a CDS encoding ATP-binding protein → MIRAFVDREEERRILDEEWQKAGGRMIILYGRRRIGKTRLLTEFVQGKQGILSFSEDVSSSIQIQHFQAACAAFFNDDLLASLRIETWDQIFTYLAQKPLQKRAYLVIDEFTYLIKNDPSILSALQKAWDTALSGSNWCILLCGSMLGLMSDLALSATSPLYGRRTRDMLLEALPFVHAKKFLDQPFPDALRTHLTIGGIPEYLLKAADYASFSEFVEREFFSRFGYFYREPYFILSQEFRELKTYQSILNAIAEGNTAPGAIAQFCGMDARRIYPYLEGMTRLGIVERELPILVDTRHGVYQVKDTVFDFWYSFVFPNREAIETDAFHPSAPAMDRYFGKRFEGFVRREFVPRILPGSRVGRWWWKGEEIDVVAVDDQGGSIVFGECKWGGLNRREARGVLARLEVKAEMVRHDRYPRERYLLVGGSVEGKEDLRGEGYLVYDLADIEGFVKGE, encoded by the coding sequence ATGATTAGGGCTTTCGTCGACCGGGAGGAGGAGCGGCGGATCCTCGACGAGGAGTGGCAGAAAGCGGGAGGACGGATGATCATCCTGTACGGTCGGCGCCGCATCGGGAAGACCCGGCTCCTCACCGAGTTCGTGCAGGGAAAACAGGGCATCCTCTCCTTTTCCGAAGATGTCTCTTCCTCAATTCAGATCCAACATTTCCAGGCAGCATGTGCAGCCTTCTTCAACGACGATCTCCTCGCCTCCCTCAGGATTGAGACCTGGGACCAGATCTTCACCTACCTCGCCCAGAAGCCTCTCCAGAAGCGGGCCTACCTGGTCATCGATGAGTTCACGTACCTGATCAAAAACGATCCCTCCATACTCTCTGCCCTTCAGAAAGCCTGGGACACTGCCCTTTCCGGCTCGAACTGGTGCATCCTCCTCTGCGGCTCGATGCTCGGCCTCATGAGCGACCTTGCCCTCTCGGCCACCTCACCACTCTATGGTCGGCGGACAAGGGACATGCTCCTTGAGGCCCTGCCCTTTGTCCATGCGAAAAAATTCCTCGACCAGCCCTTTCCCGATGCCCTGCGGACCCACCTCACCATCGGCGGCATCCCTGAATACCTGCTCAAGGCGGCGGACTATGCCTCATTTTCTGAATTTGTCGAGCGGGAGTTCTTCTCGCGCTTCGGTTACTTCTACCGTGAGCCCTACTTCATCCTCTCGCAGGAGTTTCGAGAACTCAAGACCTACCAGTCGATCCTCAATGCCATCGCGGAAGGCAACACCGCGCCGGGTGCCATCGCACAGTTCTGTGGCATGGACGCACGCCGCATCTATCCCTATCTTGAGGGCATGACCCGCCTCGGGATCGTGGAGCGCGAGCTGCCGATCCTGGTGGACACCAGGCACGGCGTCTACCAGGTCAAAGATACCGTCTTTGATTTCTGGTACTCCTTCGTATTCCCGAACAGGGAGGCGATCGAGACCGATGCCTTCCACCCCTCTGCCCCGGCTATGGACCGTTACTTCGGCAAGCGGTTTGAGGGTTTTGTGCGCCGGGAATTCGTGCCCCGGATCCTGCCGGGAAGCCGGGTCGGGCGGTGGTGGTGGAAGGGTGAGGAGATCGACGTTGTCGCTGTCGACGATCAGGGGGGCAGTATCGTCTTCGGGGAATGCAAATGGGGGGGTCTGAACCGGCGTGAGGCGAGAGGGGTGCTCGCCCGCCTGGAGGTGAAGGCGGAGATGGTCAGGCATGACCGATACCCGAGGGAGCGCTATCTCCTCGTCGGGGGCAGCGTGGAGGGGAAGGAAGACCTGCGGGGCGAGGGCTATCTCGTGTACGACCTGGCCGACATCGAGGGTTTCGTGAAGGGCGAATGA
- a CDS encoding ADP-ribosylglycohydrolase family protein, producing MMDLKTRYRGSLLGLAAGDALGTTLEFRRPGTFEPVTDIVGGGPFGLEAGEWTDDTSLALCLAESLVEKRGFGPVDQLERYCRWFMEGHLSSTGTCFDIGTTTRKALQRFMLSRKPFPGLTDERSAGNGSLMRLAPVPLFYASDPAAAIHLSGESSRTTHGARAAVDACRYFGGLIVGAVQGASKEELLADRFSPVPGYWDNHPLCPEVEAVAAGSFREKEPPAIQGRGYVVSCLEAALWAFDRGTSFREGCLLAVNLGDDADTTGAVFGQLAGAYYGEEGIPPEWLERIALRGVIEGLAEGLIC from the coding sequence ATGATGGATCTGAAAACGCGCTACCGCGGCTCTCTCCTCGGCCTGGCCGCCGGCGATGCCCTCGGCACCACGCTGGAGTTCAGGCGGCCCGGGACATTTGAGCCGGTCACCGATATAGTCGGCGGCGGCCCCTTCGGCCTGGAGGCCGGGGAGTGGACCGACGACACCTCCCTGGCCCTCTGCCTTGCCGAGAGCCTGGTCGAGAAGAGGGGGTTTGGCCCGGTCGACCAGCTGGAGAGGTACTGCCGCTGGTTTATGGAGGGGCATCTCTCCAGCACCGGGACCTGCTTTGATATCGGGACGACGACGCGAAAGGCGCTCCAGCGCTTCATGCTCTCCAGAAAGCCCTTCCCCGGTCTGACAGACGAGCGGTCGGCGGGCAACGGCTCTCTGATGCGCCTCGCCCCCGTCCCCCTCTTCTATGCCTCTGATCCCGCCGCTGCGATCCATCTCTCTGGCGAGAGTTCCCGGACGACCCACGGCGCCAGGGCCGCGGTGGACGCCTGCCGCTACTTTGGCGGCCTCATCGTCGGGGCGGTTCAGGGCGCATCAAAGGAGGAGCTCCTGGCCGATCGCTTCTCTCCGGTGCCGGGTTACTGGGATAACCACCCCCTCTGCCCTGAGGTGGAGGCGGTCGCCGCTGGTTCGTTCCGTGAGAAAGAGCCGCCTGCGATCCAGGGGCGCGGCTATGTGGTCTCCTGCCTTGAAGCCGCCCTCTGGGCCTTTGATCGGGGCACGTCCTTTCGAGAGGGGTGCCTGCTGGCGGTGAACCTCGGTGACGATGCCGACACAACGGGGGCGGTGTTCGGCCAGCTCGCCGGCGCATATTATGGGGAGGAGGGGATCCCCCCTGAGTGGTTGGAGCGGATCGCGTTGAGGGGTGTGATCGAGGGGCTGGCTGAGGGGCTGATCTGTTGA